Proteins encoded within one genomic window of bacterium:
- a CDS encoding ACT domain-containing protein — protein MNHLSIITDSNICKFTLHDLPDRPGIAAEMFSRLGEADINVVGLAAAGAQLGRTDVSITVNSADAAKTAAVLDTARRELDAQGLSQKKDVAAVSLIADSLSHDPGVAARMFRTLSAEGINIDMITASNTTVTCLIDSRFVPAAQRALEREFTGQLASR, from the coding sequence ATGAATCACTTGAGCATCATCACCGACTCGAACATCTGCAAATTCACGCTTCACGACCTCCCCGACCGTCCCGGCATCGCCGCCGAGATGTTCAGCCGTCTGGGCGAGGCCGACATCAACGTGGTCGGCCTGGCCGCCGCCGGGGCGCAACTGGGACGCACGGATGTCTCGATCACGGTCAACAGTGCCGACGCCGCCAAGACCGCGGCGGTGCTTGACACCGCGCGGCGCGAGCTGGATGCGCAGGGCCTCTCGCAAAAGAAGGATGTCGCGGCGGTCAGTCTGATCGCCGACTCGTTGTCGCACGACCCCGGGGTGGCCGCCCGGATGTTCCGCACGCTCTCGGCCGAGGGGATCAACATTGACATGATCACGGCCAGCAACACCACGGTGACCTGCCTGATCGATTCCCGTTTTGTGCCGGCCGCCCAGCGGGCGCTGGAACGCGAGTTTACCGGACAATTGGCGTCTCGTTGA
- the sppA gene encoding signal peptide peptidase SppA produces the protein MIRSRRERTWLPYWIATIGLPIILAITAPVRAGDIFPRDQILFPFLPAAMADGPGGLRLNPAVIGADPEFALNYYHAFSDSSLKGDDAVYTTFRGFGFGIEWLGAGAVPDGRSYTIGLATSSQKSFAVGSSYQWRTSDDPVQDKAHFWTYGFLWRPNNTLSFAGVAHNYHRMKVPSGRSDAEFVYSAAVRLLQGRLLIGGDWYQTTSQRVKDGTYRLATSFQVRRGLTIYGDLDENENYFLGARVEMSTWFAGTHAAFDGERDYRGGVGYVGMHKTRRAPLWSLWREAAKIELAGAIPDRPTPRNFFGPEPATTFDYLSMLDKARRDPEIRAVLLRINDPELGWARREEIRRAILRVRDAGKPVIACVDGMVSNGEYYLASAADRIVAPPVSTIDVIGLRSEVTFAKRLLDKLGIVADLEHVGDYKNASDLLTRTSMSPAHREAVTALLNDLDGYWVERLAEGRRTAPDVVRGWIDHGPYVSVDAQAAGLIDTVAYADELDGIVSALAGPIWRTVGTAALRDRVYARSGWAEPDRVAVIFAEGGIEEGANRDDFLFGEVMGSATTAHAIQSARENPRVKALVLRVNSGGGSVVASDEIWREVARTVGRKPIIVSFADVAASGGYYIACAADSIFALPNTITGSIGVISGKLDFSALYDKVGLDKEAIDRGRFAGLYTSDGAFTDEQRAVIRAQMLRAYEHFKGLVAEGRSLPADSVEAIAQGRVWSGLAADRRGLVDGFADLNECITTAARMAGIDRGSDVEVMVLPERRWQLFDAGPIGFAGAFLPAETVEHLLATVLARAGLAPDNGLSYATPYRVTIR, from the coding sequence GGCGGCGATGGCCGATGGCCCGGGGGGGCTGCGGCTGAATCCCGCCGTGATCGGCGCCGATCCGGAGTTCGCGCTCAACTACTACCACGCCTTCTCGGACTCATCGCTGAAAGGCGATGACGCCGTCTACACCACGTTCCGCGGATTCGGCTTCGGCATCGAATGGCTGGGCGCCGGCGCGGTGCCGGATGGACGGTCCTACACCATCGGTCTGGCCACCAGCAGCCAGAAGTCGTTTGCCGTCGGCAGCAGTTACCAGTGGCGCACCAGCGACGATCCGGTGCAGGACAAGGCGCACTTCTGGACCTATGGCTTCCTCTGGCGGCCAAACAACACCTTGTCGTTTGCCGGTGTGGCGCACAACTACCACCGCATGAAGGTCCCGAGCGGCCGCTCCGATGCCGAGTTCGTCTATTCGGCGGCGGTGCGTTTGTTGCAGGGCCGCCTGTTGATCGGCGGCGATTGGTATCAGACCACCTCGCAACGGGTCAAGGATGGCACCTACCGTCTCGCCACATCGTTTCAGGTCCGTCGCGGGCTGACGATCTACGGCGATCTGGACGAGAATGAAAACTACTTCCTCGGCGCGCGCGTCGAGATGAGCACCTGGTTTGCCGGCACGCATGCCGCCTTCGACGGGGAGCGCGACTACAGGGGCGGCGTCGGCTACGTCGGCATGCACAAGACCCGTCGCGCGCCGCTGTGGAGTCTCTGGCGCGAGGCGGCGAAGATCGAGCTGGCCGGCGCAATCCCCGACCGTCCGACGCCGCGCAACTTCTTCGGCCCGGAGCCGGCGACGACGTTCGACTACCTGTCGATGCTGGACAAGGCGCGGCGCGATCCCGAAATCCGCGCGGTCCTGCTGCGCATCAACGATCCCGAACTGGGCTGGGCCCGCCGCGAGGAAATCCGCCGCGCCATCCTCCGTGTGCGCGACGCCGGCAAGCCGGTGATCGCCTGTGTCGACGGCATGGTGTCCAACGGCGAGTATTACCTCGCCAGCGCCGCCGACCGGATCGTCGCGCCGCCGGTCTCCACCATCGATGTGATCGGCCTGCGTTCGGAGGTAACATTCGCCAAGCGCCTGCTCGACAAACTGGGCATCGTCGCCGATCTCGAACATGTCGGCGACTACAAGAACGCCTCCGATCTGTTGACTCGCACCTCGATGTCACCGGCGCACCGCGAGGCGGTGACCGCGCTTCTGAATGATCTCGACGGGTACTGGGTGGAGCGCCTGGCCGAAGGCCGACGGACTGCGCCCGATGTGGTCCGCGGCTGGATTGATCATGGACCGTATGTCTCGGTCGACGCGCAGGCCGCCGGACTGATCGACACGGTCGCGTATGCGGATGAACTTGATGGCATCGTCAGCGCCCTGGCCGGGCCGATCTGGCGCACGGTCGGCACGGCGGCGTTGCGGGACCGTGTCTATGCGCGGTCGGGGTGGGCCGAACCGGACCGCGTCGCCGTCATCTTCGCCGAGGGCGGCATCGAGGAGGGCGCCAACCGCGACGATTTCCTGTTCGGCGAAGTGATGGGCTCGGCGACCACCGCCCACGCGATCCAAAGCGCCCGCGAGAACCCGCGGGTCAAGGCGCTCGTTCTGCGGGTGAACTCGGGCGGCGGATCGGTGGTCGCCTCCGATGAGATCTGGCGTGAAGTGGCGCGCACCGTCGGACGCAAGCCGATCATCGTCTCGTTCGCCGACGTGGCGGCCTCCGGCGGGTACTATATCGCCTGCGCGGCCGATTCGATCTTCGCCTTGCCCAACACCATCACCGGCTCGATCGGCGTCATCTCCGGCAAACTCGATTTCTCCGCGCTGTACGACAAGGTCGGCCTGGACAAGGAGGCGATCGACCGCGGACGTTTCGCCGGGCTTTACACCTCCGATGGCGCCTTCACCGACGAACAACGCGCGGTGATTCGCGCGCAGATGCTGCGGGCCTACGAGCACTTCAAGGGCCTGGTGGCCGAAGGCCGTTCGTTGCCGGCCGATTCGGTCGAAGCGATCGCGCAGGGGCGTGTCTGGTCCGGGCTGGCGGCCGATCGTCGCGGCTTGGTCGACGGTTTCGCCGACCTGAACGAGTGCATCACCACCGCGGCGCGGATGGCCGGAATCGATCGCGGCAGCGACGTCGAGGTCATGGTGCTGCCGGAGCGTCGCTGGCAGTTGTTCGACGCCGGACCCATCGGCTTCGCCGGGGCCTTCCTGCCAGCGGAGACGGTGGAGCATCTGCTGGCCACGGTGCTGGCGCGGGCGGGCCTGGCGCCGGACAACGGCCTTTCCTATGCGACGCCTTACCGCGTGACAATTCGCTGA